The window aataattcacCCTTGTGTATCTAGAAGTTAAGCAAAATGCTGATGCTATTAGGTTGCAGCCTGGTATGTATTGTGATGCTTCTCGTTTATTTGCAGGTTAcaatctgtatttctttcttgattGTTGTAGTCTATTTGATGAAGAGTTAGGGCCATGTGCTGCAACTGGATTCCTATGGCTTGATCGTGCCAGTGAAATTCAGTCTCAGGATTTGGCCTTGTTACAGTTATTTggcctttttaaaataagtacaAAATGTATGCTTCTTGATTATAAATACAATATTACATGTTTTGAATGGATTacacttttttggggggtggggggtggttgATGTGACAAATAGTGgtttttagagatttttttgctaagtttagaatattttttttttgttccatatGTGATTACGACTACCTTCTGCTTGTGCATACAGGTCGTTAGCATAGCTTACATAACTACCTTAAAAAACTAGTCTCTTCCAAGTATACTGCTAGTGATTAGAGTTCATCCCAcctgtttatttatttgccCCTAGAGATGATATGCAAAGTTGTGCTGTAAGTTAATTTGCAAATAGAAAACTtggtttttctcttcctcaccAATTCTAATTGTTATGAGGACATCAAGACCTTCTGCACCATATTGCTGTTTCTTAACTTCAGAGCTCTTATGTCTGTCTGTGTACTCTTGTGATGCTGGATTTCAGCAACACGAAATAGGGCTAAATCTGtatctgtttctgtatttcaaggGCACAGAATACTATCTTGTGAAATGGAAAGGGTGGCCGGAATCTTCAAATACTTGGGAACcccagaaaaatctgaaatgccCAGTGCTGCTTCAAAACTTTCTTAGTGACAAAAATGAGTACTTGTCTCGGGTGAGAGAAGGCAAAGGACTGAAAGTGAGAAACCATGGTAAAGTTTTGAAACCTGCAGTTGCAGAGTACATTGTAAAGAAGGCTAAGCAAAGAATAGCTCTGCAGAGATGGAAAGAAGATCTCAACAGGAAGAAGAATCATAAAGCAATGATTCTGGTAGAAAACACTGTGGATCTTGAAGGCCCCCCTTTAGACTTCTACTACATTAACGAGTATAAACCTGCTCCAggaataaatgtaataaatggAATAACAACTGGCTGTGAATGCATGGACTGCCCTGCTGAGAAGTGCTGTCCAAAGGAGGCTGGATTTATTTTGGCTTACAATAAACATAAGAAGTTGAAAATCCAGCCTGGCTTGCCCATCTATGAATGCAATTCGTTTTGTAGGTGTGGGCCTGATTGCCCTAATAGGATAGTACAGAAAGGTACACCATATTCTCTTTGCATCTTCAGAACTAACAATGGCCGTGGTTGGGGAGTAAAAACACtccagaaaattaaaaccaacagTTTTGTGATGGAGTATGTCGGAGAGGTATGTATTTATCTCACATAGATGAATAATTTACAATAAGGGAAATATTAGAGAAAATCCTGATGAGCTTTCTCTCAGTTCTAACACTCCTTGACTTCTACTATGATAGAATCTGTCTGCTTTTGAGTTAGAGCAATGCAGTAAATAGTCATTCAAGATGACAGCAAAACTGTATTGTCCAGAATATTTCTCCATTCCAGAGCAATTGTAAAAGATTGAATGTAAAGAGACTACTTACACTGTATGTTgctaaagaattattttaaatatgtgccctaatagcattttaaaaagcaagtccTTCTTTTCTTTCGTGGCAGTCGTATTCTTCATTCTTCACTGATTATGACTGCAGTTTTTTGCCATTCCCCAGGCATGGTCATTACCAAACTCCCCACCCAGTCCGTCAgtcccttttctgttttgtctgaaCTTCTAAGGCAGTATTTCCAGACATATTTATTACTTTGATTATCAGCAAGAATAAGACTTGTAGTATGTAGTATTATCTGTTTACTCAATCTCATATACTATTTCAGACAACTTCCATGTTATAAAATACAGACCTCAAGTAACTGTTGAAAATTTTTTATGGCCCTGTGTTTATCTGGTTCAGTCTTATTGAGCCTCAGGGCTCTCTGCATCAGTAGCTCCTGACAGCCTCTTTGATCCAGTCTGTTGTGCCTTGCTGCTAAGTTGACTCAAAATAACTCCTTTTGACCCTCTGTACAGGTGTTTATGatcttaattatattttgtcCATGCTTCCTGCACCAGATCTTCTAACTtctcatagaatcatttaggttggaaaagacctttgaggtcaTCAAGTCCGGCCATAAATGTTCATAGCTTTCTTGTAAATATACAAGAGAGAAATCATTCTGTTGAGGGGTCAGTGCAGAAAGATGATTATGTAATTTTGCTGCTTAAAGGGAAGGAGGTGGTGTTTACCCTTTCACCTGAATCTGCTTAGGCCCTACTGCTGAGTAAGTTCTCAAATCTGATCTGTCAGAAAGATtttagaggggtttttttgtccaaTTCAACCATATTACCTATCTGTCTTGCTGCCAAATTGTGATTTCTTTGCTGAGTGTGCACAACAGAATACATTTAACGTAACAGGCTGCAGATGAAACTGTTTAAGCTTTACTTCTGTCAAAAGTGACTGTAGTTCTCTTCCTTTAAGGAGTTTCTGGATTTCTACCTTGTGCTAGTATGTGCAAGCTTAATAGCATAAGTTCAGCTTTGTGAAGTGATGTAGCTGTCTTAAGTTGTCATGAATAGGATCTTTCACTGCAGTCAAGGATAGCAGGAAGAGATGCTTCTAGGGAGTGAGGAGGCGAATACTGAGCTGCAAACATGACTAGGTTGTAAAGACTGATACCTGTTGATCTTTTTGCAAAGGGAGAAAGTTGCAACTTTTTTATGTGAAGTAAACAAGGCTTTCTGGGTCTAATGAAAAAATTGTGCGGATGGAAACTTCAAGTAGAAACAGTTGATTGAATCTGTCATCAAAACTCTTAATAGAAAGtgctgatactttttttttttcctcctgagacAAGGTAGTGCTGCACATCAGCTGTAGACAAATTACATCCAGAGAAGCCTCAGTTACTAATGAGTTTAGCTGTATGTATGTATTCTTTATTCATTAGAGATGGAATGCTATTTCAACATCAAAAAGCGAATGTGATATTTTTTACTAAGTGAAGTTTTCTTCCAAATTcaattgttatttttgttttaatttagtaATAGTTAATAAGatgcaggtttcttttttttttttctttttttttttttttaggtgatTACAAGTGAGGAAGCAGAGAGACGAGGCCAGCTGTATGATAACCAGGGAAATACATACTTGTTTGATTTGGACTATGACTCAGATGAATTTACAGTAGATGCAGCTCGATATGGAAATGTGTCCCACTTTGTGAATCACAGTGTAAGACTTTGTTTTGTATACTAAGAATTTGGAGAATTACTCTTAATTGTGGCAGAAATACCTTCTactgtaaacattttcttaCTGTATTCACAGTTTTTCTGGAGTAGTTTGTTTCATGCCAGCACACTCCAGTCAGTTAGATGACATAATAAATAGAACAGAATGTTTAGCCTTACTTGGAGTAAGACTACCTACAAAAATCTGGGAATGAGAGGGTGCCTAAAGTGGGTATCTGGTAGGGCTGGGTTTGTCACTGAATCTGTTGGTTCTAGATAACCGAAATAGGGTTGGTGTGGGTGTGGGGTTTTCCAGGTAATTGAAAGACCTAACACAAGAGAAGTACTTAGTAAAATCAGTGAAGAGTCAAAGACTATAGGAATCGATGCATTGTTTTGTTGCAGGACAGGATAGGGGATTGTGCCAATTTTCATCCCTCAAGCActggtagaagaaaaaaaattcctatgTTTTCTTTGATAATTCTCCCCTGTAGAtacctttttccttcctaaatcTAAACTTGCCAGAGAACttgaaagtaaatttttaaaaggaaacttttGTAGTGTTATTTCCTGTTCAGCTGAAGTACTTAAAGAGAAGGTTGAACTGCATTTATAAAGATTCCTGaactaaaaattattatttcttactgATGTAATGTTTGTGAGGTATGCAATTACTATTTAACAACTACAGTAAATTCATGTCTTCAGGTTTGTGAGCTGAGATGTTTGTATTTCATGCGAGCTTGCCAGGGAGAAGGATGAAGAGTTTTAGATACAGGCAACTGCTCTTCACTTTCAGAAATGGGagtgaagtattttttccctcttcagcGTAAAGTTAAATGTCTTAATTTCACTTCTTATTCTTTAACGTGGGTTATATTTTACTGTtgacgaaaaaaaaaaaaaaaagcttgcagaGTTTAGCAGTCAGTCTCAGTGACTACTGACTTCTGACATTTAATCCAGAGAAAATGATAAAGCAGTTTCTAGTTCCTGTTTGGTGTCCTTGACCCTTGTCCTGCCACCCAGCCCACAGCAGATAATTCAGAAGCCAAGCAGATTAGCAAttgaaaatagaaatttatGTATAgtatgaaaatgttatttctgacCTGGGGAGCAGTGCTTAAACCTAAATGCAGAATAGCAAGTGTGTGTGGCTTGAAATgctagggtgttttttttcttttcgaCTTCTAAtgctttttgtgggttttgtagGTACATACTTCTGAAGGTAACTTTAATTGCTTTGTTTGTCATCTTTTTGTGTTGTCATCTTTTGAAggtaccatttttatttttttataggcTCTTGCATATTATTGTAGTTGTACATACTGTGTAAAGGTTGCCTTCTTGAAAGGACTTAACTCTAAGCTATGAATGTTCTCCTTTAACACTATTTCAAGAACATCATTTGTTGATTTCAGAAGATAACTTAATTTCAGACTTCTGTCACTGAGAGAAGAACCAGTCCTTCCTTTCCTGGGACCTTGGTTTGCTTAAACACTTCAGTGAAACTTGCGTGCATTTTTAACGTGAACTACATTAATTTTTGCTTACAGTGTGATCCAAATCTTCAAGTCTTCAATGTGTTTATTGATAACCTCGACTTGCGTCTTCCTCGAATAGCGCTGTTTTCTACACGAACCATCAAGGCTGGAGAAGAGCTAACCTTTGACTATCAGATGAAAGGTCTGCAGATTTTAACACTGTTTCTGTGGGAGGTTTGGGGGACTGGTGGGTTTTGTTGCAGCTTGACTGATTAGATAGTGTTTTAGGTGGGGCACTACATCTCCCTAACCCAGCTCTGTGGATTGTAGAACAGTCATCGCTCGTTGACTTTTAGTGCAGACAGGATGGCACCCAGAAGCTTTTCTGTGCACCTCTAGTGCATTACTTCTGTTGGCACTCCTAGCTCACAGCAAGGGATTGTGGTTGGAATGTCTAATgaggcaaattattttgaagatttcTCACAGGAATGCTCAAAGTAATGGTCAGGCTactcttaaaaggaaaaaaaaaaagttttcctttactCAAATTGGCATTTCCAGTAAACTACTTTCTAAGTAATCTGCTAGTGATACttaaaaagacagtttttaaCAGCTGAGTGGTCTAAGGCAGCATAGGTTTGTCTCTGGATTCTGTTGTCTGTAGGCCTCAGTTGTGGATGTGGGTCCTATGGTACAGGTGTTCAGGATAGAAGGACGGTCCAATGTTTACTGCTGTTTTACTGGGGTGGTGGGTACACTGATGTTTATGCAGAGACTTGAGGAAACAAAGTTCTTCATGAAATACTATCAGCTCTGGTTATAAAGTTTTGCTGCAGTGAGGACCATCATTCACTGGAACAAGCTCTCCAGGGACATGGTGAGTCCATGTCACTGGTGGTTTTCAAGATGCAATTGGACAGGGTGCTGGATAATTTCATCTAGACTCCCTTTCCCACGAAAGTTTGGACCAGGTGATGCTTGGAGGTCCCATCCAGCCTGGGttgttctgtgattctttgatAACTCACCTTCCCTTCAGTGTTCAAGGCtaggctggacggggctttgagcagcctgatctagtgcaagatgtccctgcctatggcagggtGGGTGGGCTACATGAtctttaaagatcccttccagcCCAGACTGTTCtatcaatttttttccagtacagTAAAAAATTTTtgaggtttgctggcaggggtGTTGTGTATCAGCCTTTGCACACAAACTAGTTACCCACAACAGCAATGTATTGTTTGccctgctgttttgttttcagagaagcaTCTTTGCACTGTGGACCTGTACCTCATTCTTGTAGAATTTCTCGTTAAGTACTGACAAATTGATCTTACTTGAATCCTTAAAGCTCCTCTTTTTTGTGGTGTCAGTGACACTGACGtctgaggcaggctgtgctctCAGCAGATGAGTACGGATACAGACCTAAGGGTACAAGGCTCAAATGTGTTGAGCTTTGGATTCTGATACATATGATCAGTGGTGTGTTAAGTAGTTGTAACCTGGGTGTCAGTAGAACATGAGTACAGCTTTGTGCACAGTTCTTAAGAGCTGCGGTGGTAGGAGGCTTTCAGGAGCCGTTTGAATACCTAGCAGTTTCGGTCTGTCTTTTAAAACttccttatttctgtttatctgtCACAGGTTCAATAGATCTGACTTCAGACTCTGCTGATGGTCTTAGCCCATCCAGAAAGAGGATCAGAACTGTGTGTAAATGCGGAGCTGTGTGTTGCAGAGGTTACCTCAACTGAGTTTGGGTATCCAAAGTCACAAATAATACTTTGTTCcctttttaaatgtgttttaatatGACTCttctttcataaatatattCAAGTATTCTTACATCTAATGTAAATAAGTATAGTGAAAACACAAGGCATTACATTTGTAATTGAAATGGCCTTGGCCAAAGAAAGAGATGTAGTGTTTCAGGCGAATACAAAACCGACAATGGggattaaaaatgcttttttctagAACCATTATTTAGGAAGCAGTAAAATGTATGCtaagaaaacttttaaatgtaCCATGATTTGAATGTTCAAGAGTGAGCTTACAGCCATAGGCCTTTTAGGAGCTAATTTCAGTGGGATGAAGTAATGTTATGTGTTTTCTGGACCTTATAAAGTATCGAGACGTTTGATTTGAAATCTGAATCACAGCTGatggttcattttcttttttctttttttttttccctgtataaAGAAAAGCTTCAAGAGATTAGCAATAACATTTATGGCACTGGGGTGAAGGATTAAGGACAGTCATCAGAGCAAATTGTAAAATATCAGTTGAACTCTGTGCAAGTAATTGGTGTTGGCACATTTCAGGTGCAAGGTCAAGGTCTTCAACTTCTTTAGCTGATGTTATGTTACTTGGGAGTTTTACATATAGAAGTTTTTTCACTTGTTACGTTCTGATGTTTAGTTAGGATGCTGTAGGAAGTCTGCAGTTCTACAGAGAATTTGTAAATAGTGGATTATTGGTAGTAACACACACTGTTTTCATTGCAGAAATTTGGAAGGCATTGCTGAAACAAATTACTGGCTATAGTTTGGAAATGGATAACAAAAGAATAGGGAGAGCAGCCTGTTGTCTAACAAAGCTGATGCATTACAGTGATATGCTCAGTTATCTGTTAGGTGCAAAAATACCCTGGGAATTGATTTCTATTCACAGTTGGTTTTGATTAAGTTTTTACatactgtgacttttttttaatcccatgACAGACTTTTCAGATACTAGgactgttttttcttgttgcaaaaatgttaaacttcagtaaagtTAGACTAGGGGTGCGTTTACTCATTTGCTGTAGACATTTGTAAGATTTTATTGAATGTAAAGGCTGAGAAATGTATTGTTCTTCAGCTGCTTgtccttccccctgccccccccccccccccgatcaTCTTAAAAGTTGTCTTGATATATTTGTGATGCACGCTAAGTTTTGCTTGGCTTCAACAACACTGAAGAGCAGTTGAGTTAGATTGAGTGGGGTTACAGCCAAGATCCATGCTCCAGGGATGATCCAAGTGCTTTATTCTCATGGATTAAAAAGCTTGTAAAATTTGCAAATTGCTTACAAATCATGTAAATGTTGATAGGGTCAGGCAGAATAATGTTGCTTAGTAAATGGACGCTCCATAAATGGATGCTAGCTATGTATCATAGGTCAGCTAGTTGCCTTTATAAGGTGCAGAGCTGTTGGCTCAGGTGAATGAAGTCAAGTATCCAGCATATAATAGTTTACTTAATTTGTTAGAAAATGCCTTAAACTTCATGTTAATTACTAGCACTCCAAAGAGAGTGTTTCAAAGGATAATACAGGTTGGTTGTTCATTAAGCAGTACAGTTGCATTTGCACTGAAGCTACCGGCTCTTTGGCAGAAAGTGAAATTTAATATGCTACTAGCCAAAATCAGTTTCCCAGTTGGGGTGAAGAGTATGGGCCATTGGAAGTGCTGTGTAAGTTTTGTAATTACAATATGAAGAGATACACGTTGAAATAGATAACTTTATATTGTTTAATGAATAGGAGAAAGTTTGCTTagatttaaaagtatttgaCATTACCAGGCTCACCTGTACCTGCACACTTGGATAGATGCTGAATCTGGTCATTTTTTATCATGTTAAATCgctataatttattttttttttaatataatgtttAAGTGGAATGTGGAGCTTTAATGTTTGGAAACTCTAGATGATCTTTGTATCATTTGGAGTTCATCAGCATTTTCTCTTGCATGTAGCCCGATGCAGCAGTGCATTCCACATGGATGGGATCTGCAGTCTCCAGCTCCTTAATGTGCTGCAGTCTGCAGCTTTCCCTGTCGCTACAGGATGGCAAGAGTGGCTTGCAGCAAGAAACGGATTCTGTATCAAATCGGTTTCTCTGGCCTCCCTGTGGCAGGTGACACAGGGCCAGTTTGACACTCTTTTTCTTCACCTATGCTCACACCCAATTTGATTTAAATACTGCAgtaaatgccttttaaaacttaaaaagtaTTAGTAGTTGTACTTGAGTTCAGTGTCTGCCTCTTTCCCAAGGCAGTATATGTTA of the Falco cherrug isolate bFalChe1 chromosome 5, bFalChe1.pri, whole genome shotgun sequence genome contains:
- the SUV39H2 gene encoding histone-lysine N-methyltransferase SUV39H2 translates to MEGWRGAWYVPCLASLETLQELCRKENLRCKSIGITNRSLKSYEVEYLCDYKVEEGTEYYLVKWKGWPESSNTWEPQKNLKCPVLLQNFLSDKNEYLSRVREGKGLKVRNHGKVLKPAVAEYIVKKAKQRIALQRWKEDLNRKKNHKAMILVENTVDLEGPPLDFYYINEYKPAPGINVINGITTGCECMDCPAEKCCPKEAGFILAYNKHKKLKIQPGLPIYECNSFCRCGPDCPNRIVQKGTPYSLCIFRTNNGRGWGVKTLQKIKTNSFVMEYVGEVITSEEAERRGQLYDNQGNTYLFDLDYDSDEFTVDAARYGNVSHFVNHSCDPNLQVFNVFIDNLDLRLPRIALFSTRTIKAGEELTFDYQMKGSIDLTSDSADGLSPSRKRIRTVCKCGAVCCRGYLN